Proteins from one Aythya fuligula isolate bAytFul2 chromosome 23, bAytFul2.pri, whole genome shotgun sequence genomic window:
- the EVA1B gene encoding protein eva-1 homolog B, producing the protein MESRKQDMELLSNSMAAYAHIRANPESFGLYFVLGVCFGLVLTLCLLVLRISCRPRARHPPRPRPDLSEDDDDEDDEDEEEEDTIDRAASESLLPVTEIPLESHGPGDGALPVNVFASAEELERAQRLEERERIIREIWRNGQPDILGTGTGTLGRVHYY; encoded by the exons CGCGTACGCGCACATCCGAG CCAACCCCGAGAGCTTCGGGCTCTACTTCGTGCTGGGCGTCTGCTTCGGGCTGGTGCTGACCCTGTGCCTGCTGGTGCTGCGCATCTCCtgccggccccgcgcccgccacccgccccggccccggcccgaCCTCAGCGAGGACGACGACGACGAGGACGATGaagacgaggaggaggaggacaccATCGACCGCGCCGCCTCCGAGTCGCTGCTGCCGGTGACCGAGATCCCCCTGGAGAGCCACGGCCCCGGGGACGGCGCGCTGCCCGTCAACGTCTTCGCCTCGGCCGAGGAATTGGAGCGGGCGCAGCGGCTGGAGGAGCGCGAGCGCATCATCCGCGAGATCTGGCGCAACGGGCAGCCCGACATCctgggcaccggcaccggcaccctGGGCCGCGTGCACTACTACTGA